The segment aagcaaaaaaaaacaacaattaataccatcaattagatattttaatattggatcaaataaatttaataataaatataataaattgttatttgatttaaataattttgatgatattggaagatattattttaatgttaaattaccAACAAATGCAACATCATTACTTGCAAATGTTGCtggttatcattttttaacatatacTAGTTATGAATATCAAAGTAGATTTtcacataatttatattatacattaaaacgtgcatttattattgaaactgattattattcaaatagtcaaaaaaatatattacttgaTATGACTATTGAATGTTGTCGTTATATGCAATTTGGTATACCAGTTGTTGttagatttttaaatgaatatttaccaTATGAATGTGGTAAATatcgttttaaaattttacgttTAATTGAATGGTCaacatttatttcaacatctggtaaatattaatttatttattaacaattattataataatgcttaatatttttgattaacaattgaatttttatcttctagattttgatattgttgttggtCCATATCTTAAAAGTGCCTTTTTCGAATCATCAATTGAGAATAAATGTGTTATCATCAAATCACTAACAGCACTCACGGAAAAtttggtaattatttattaaataaatgctaaattaaattttaacaataattaattatatttatttacagtttatcaatcaaaaatttggcaaaacaaatttaataaaagcaTCACCATTTCTTGGACAAGTGCCAACAAGTGAACTCAATGATTTAATACAAACTATtgttaaaattgttgataatttaattgtcattGGTTTAAAtgttcatcaaaataatattgaattattatcagtgTCAATTGGATATTATGAGACATTTAATAatcttattataaattataaaaatccaaTGATACATTTACCACCagtttgtgttttttatgctGGTCTTGTtagtaaaaattgtttaatattatcaagaatATGTGGATTGTTGTTACAGTATCGTGATGtacatgataaaattgataaacttgGATTGAgaaatgaatttatcaatgaaattaatgatttatatacaattgcaAATGATCTTGATAATGTATTGTGGTTTGATAATGCATTTGTTGATAGACATGAGGGTAAATTTGTTCCAAATTTAccaaattatattgttaaaaaattagaagaagATAAAGTTCAAATTAATGAGTTACAAAAATATCTTGGTATTCGAAATCATTTGGCTTTTTTACCACATCTTTCTACACTTATGAGTACTGGACTGAACATCACGACAAACgaggtaaaatatttttctttaaaaaaattattttttcatcataaaagcTTCATGATAAACTCATCTAGTTAAAAGAaagaattttcatatttaatattcatctCGAATTTGATATgaagtatattaatatactgttaatgtaatttaaaagcctattgaataataattattatatttttatttccaggCAG is part of the Aphidius gifuensis isolate YNYX2018 linkage group LG1, ASM1490517v1, whole genome shotgun sequence genome and harbors:
- the LOC122860135 gene encoding centromere protein I-like, with translation MSEIDRLEVCLDYLENVKGYKKSKKKGKSPVNFEENVTNLQEIALTRGLNETDIEIIINVIKNNDLRVGLIIPLIESLIPINKISKSTIDNVVKYLINKSDDIPVTISTLLLQWFVGLWEYQLIDKKILISYYDIFFYLLLKKKKLESQIAKLIYILTKPEDVTRRQVTRLLYLQSQYKKSPKHIIALLSLFKSYKPELVPEKIQTINIESVWKCIPNNMIIGFDNAKKRNLNDDYNNNECYCWNLININDKTSKKKQQLIPSIRYFNIGSNKFNNKYNKLLFDLNNFDDIGRYYFNVKLPTNATSLLANVAGYHFLTYTSYEYQSRFSHNLYYTLKRAFIIETDYYSNSQKNILLDMTIECCRYMQFGIPVVVRFLNEYLPYECGKYRFKILRLIEWSTFISTSDFDIVVGPYLKSAFFESSIENKCVIIKSLTALTENLFINQKFGKTNLIKASPFLGQVPTSELNDLIQTIVKIVDNLIVIGLNVHQNNIELLSVSIGYYETFNNLIINYKNPMIHLPPVCVFYAGLVSKNCLILSRICGLLLQYRDVHDKIDKLGLRNEFINEINDLYTIANDLDNVLWFDNAFVDRHEGKFVPNLPNYIVKKLEEDKVQINELQKYLGIRNHLAFLPHLSTLMSTGLNITTNEAVLRVAEYYFPKVSQFLNICNNPDS